From the Streptomyces nodosus genome, the window GAACGGGTCGACCACACGGCCCTGGCGCATCCCGTACGGCTGGTCGGCGACCGGGAACATCTCGCGCGCGCCGGCGGCGACCGCCTGCGCGGCGACCGTGTCGGGATCATCGACGTCGAGGGAGATCCGTACCGTCGTCGCTCCCAGCGTCTGCGGGCTCGGGGTGCCGAGCTCCGGCGCCTCGGTCGCCACGCCGAGGCGATTGCCTGCGATGGAGAGGACTGCCACCTGCGGCCCGTCAGGAGCACGCACGCGCTCGCCCTCCTCGATGGCGCCGAACGCCTGCGCGTAGAACTCGACGGCGGCGTCGACATCGTCGACCGCCAGGAACGGATAGATATCGCTCATGCGCACGATCCCAAGGTGGTGGAGCCCGGCTCGGTGTCCATGAACAAACTACTCCGCGATCAGTCTGTTCACGGGCACCGAGCCCCGTGCCCGAAGCTGCCGTCGCCCGGCGCGGGGGCCCGGCGACGGCGGCTTCGGGCGAGGCCGTCGGGGGGCTACGCGCGGGTCTTCAGCAGGGTCGCGCGGAGGGCCTTCTTGTCGGTCTTGCCCACGGTCGTCCGGGGGAGGGAGTCGGTGATCGAGTAGGAGGCGGGCGCATAGAGGTCTCCGAGGGCGTCGACGATCTCGCGCGTCAGCTCGGAGAGGTCCGGGGCGTCGGCAGGGTCATCGGGCACCAGGACGACATGCACGGCCTCCTTGTCGTCGTCGCCGGGCAGACCGATGGCCGCGGCCTCCTTGACGGCGGGCTGTGCGGTGAGGAAGTCGTCGAGCAGCCGGGAATAGACGTTGTCGGCGGTACTGCCCGTCACGATGATGTCCCGCGCCCG encodes:
- a CDS encoding VOC family protein; amino-acid sequence: MSDIYPFLAVDDVDAAVEFYAQAFGAIEEGERVRAPDGPQVAVLSIAGNRLGVATEAPELGTPSPQTLGATTVRISLDVDDPDTVAAQAVAAGAREMFPVADQPYGMRQGRVVDPFGHHWLIGRHL